Genomic segment of Agrobacterium larrymoorei:
GGCCCTGCGCGGGCGGAAGAGACGATCAGCGTGAAGGCTGGCGATACGATTAGCCACGATCTCATCATTCCGAGTGGCGTCGTTGTGACGAATGCGGTCTATAAGGAAGGCGGTCGCAAGGTCGAGACCGACAATATCCGCTTCGAAGCGCTTTCCACCGAGGAAACGCTGGACGGCTCACGCGAGACGATTACCGGCACCTATGGCCCCGGCAAGATCATGCAGATGCCAGCAGGCGATTTCATCATGCGCGCTCGCCTTGGAAAAGTAACTGTCGAGAAGCCTTTCAGCGTCAAGGCGGGGCAACGCACCGATCTGACCATCGATCTCGATGCAGGCGTTCTGGCCGTCAACGCGCCGGATGCGGACCGTATCGACATTATGGAAATTACCAAGGATCTGCAGGGAACGCAGAAGGAAATTTCCGGGCGCTACGGCACCTCGCATCAGGAAACACTGCATCCCGGAAACTACTCCGTGAAGGTGACTTACGACAAGAAGTCGCAACGCGACCCGAAGGAAGTCAATGCCGTGGTGACGGCATCGGAGCGAACCGAATTGAACGTCACTGAGTAACACCGAGGCTCAATGATAGGAGCCTTGGTATGAGTTCTGCCCGGTTTTCTCCGACGATTTTCGCGCCACGAAAGCCGGAACCCGCGACTTTATCGCAGAGGCTGCTCCATTCGCAGCCGCTGCATGCCATGCGCAACGTACCCGTACCGAATGCGTGCCGCTGTTTGGCGAGGTAAGCGAGGTCCGGTTTTATGCGGCTGCCGGGAACGAGGTCACGTCCGAGCAAACGCCCGACCGAGGCAAGTGCGGCGGCATCTCGCTCGTTTACGCTCTCGCCATGGCAATGGGGACTCTTCTCCGTCAGCAAAGGCGCACAGATATCGTCCGGGCCTGAGACGATTTCGATCTCCTCTCCGCTATTCAGCCGCTCGGCCACACGATCGTAATTGATCGTGAAGCCGGGCGTGTAGCCTTTGCCGATATAGGTCAGCATGCAGAGCAGATGGTGGCCCCTCAGGCGGATCGTCATTTGCTTTCGGTTTTGGCAAAAAGCGCCTTGAGAACCGCCGCTGCCAGCGCCGACTTCAGTACCGCACCGAGAATGAAGGGGGCGACGCCAGCGATCCAGGCCTTCTCCCCACCGATGAGGCCCGCGAGCCATGCCCAGCCCAAGGCAAGGCCCACAACATTCGCAGCAAAGTGAAGGCTGAAGCAGGCAACGATGTTGCTCTTGCCGAAGCCCTTTTCCATGGTAAAGCCGACCATGGCCGCCATGATGGGGAAGGAAACCAGATATCCTGCAGTCGGTCCCACAAAGGGCGCAAGACCGGACGACGCTCCGGCCAGAACGGGCAAACCGATCATTGCCTCACCCAGCCATGCCAGCACCGTCAGCGTGCCGAGACGCCAGCCGTAAAGCGCGCCGATCATGGTCACGGCAAAGGTTTGCATGGTGATCGGCACCGGCACCATCGGCACCGAGATTTTCGATGCCAGCGCAAGAACGAGTGTGCCCACCACGACGAAGATCGCCTGCTGGATGTGAGATTTCGCCGCCATATCGAAGAAGCCGGGCTGGGACGTAGTTTGAGTCTGAACCGTCATTTTACGCGATCTCCAAATTATAGATAATTTTTGCAAGACAGCGATATTGATAAAGCGAATTTGGAGGGAGTCCAGACTTTAGGGAGAATTTTAAATCGCTAAAGCGCACGCGATGTGGACAGAAGAATCAATATCGCAATCGATTCAACTATTTAATATCCAATAAAATTATCTATAATTTATCCGACAATGGCAAAAGCATCGCGGGTCGCTCCCGCTGGGGTGCGAATAGCGGTTCGCCCGATCCACTGCACATGGCCGTCCAGTATTCGGATCGCTTCTTCTGTCCGCCCCGCGCGCAGCGCATCTATGATTGCCCGGTGGTCGGTATCGGTGCGCCGTTCCCAACCGGCACGCCAGGCGGAAAAGAGAAAGCGCGCGCTAGCGGAATGCAGGCCGTCTATGGCCTCCATCAGACGCGGCATGTTGCAGGGCGCGGTAATCAGACGGTGGAAACGACGGTTGGCCTCCTCCCAATGGCGCACATCGAGCGCGCGATCCCCCTCATGCGTCGCCGCTTCGGCCTCATCGAGAATGGCGCCCGTCATGTTGGGAATGGCGTGGCGCAGGGCCAGAACTTCCAGCGCTGCACGCATTTCCGCCACCTCGCGCACATCCGCCAGCCCGAAATCGGCAACCCGAACGCCCCGGCGTGGAATGTTGACCGCCAGCCCCTGCGCCTCCAGACGCCTGAATGCCTCACGAACAGGGACATGGGAGGCGCCGAATTCATCCGCAATATGGTCCTGCCGCAACCTCTCCCCGGGACCGAGCTCTCCGCGCACGATGCGCTCTGCAAGCGCCTTGCTGATCCGGGCGGCAATGGTGTCGTCGGGCTTTGTTTTCGGATTTTTGGCCATGACCTGACATAGGACGAGGCCGCCGAATTGTCGAGCGATAGCGTCGCTCATCAGGTCTGCCCTGCATATCAGCCGGTTGAGCTTGCGGCTCACATGAGCTAAAAGCGCCCGACCTCAAATTCTCCCATCGACATCAAGGAGCGCCCATGAGCGGCTTCGACCTCATCATTTTCGACTGCGACGGCGTTCTGGTCGATTCCGAAATCATCGCCGCGCAGGTCGAATCCCGCCTGCTGACGGATGCGGGCTACCCGATTTCCGTCGAGGAAATGGGTGAGCGCTTCTCCGGCATGACGTGGAAGAACATTCTGCTGGAAGTCGAGCGCGAAGCCAGCATTCCGCTTTCCGCGACGCTGCTTGAAAAATCCGAAAAGCTGCTCGATGCGCGGCTGGAGCGTGACGTTAAGGTCATTGAAGGCGTCAAATTCGCCCTCTCCCGCCTCACCACGCAGCGCTGCATCTGCTCCAATTCCTCCAGCCACCGCCTGGACATGATGCTGACCAAGGTCGGCCTGAAGCCCTATTTCGACAGCCATATCTATTCCGCCAAAGACCTCGGCCCCGACCGCGTCAAGCCGAAGCCGGACGTGTTCCTGCATGGCGCCAAGCAGTTCAACGTCTCGCCCGAGCGGGTCGTCGTGGTGGAGGATTCCGTCCACGGCATCACCGGCGCAAGAGCCGCCGGAATGCGCGTCATCGGCTTCACCGGCGCCTCCCACACCTACCCCAGCCATGCCGACAAGCTGACGGATGCAGGCGCAGAAACCGTGATTTCCCGCATGCAAGACCTGCCCGCAACGATCGCCGCATTGGCGGATTGGGGCAGCCTCGTCTGAGTTGCGCTCCGTCCCGCCACGAACAGAGAAAGTCTTCCATGGCCAAGACCGAAAAGCTGACTGAGTTCGAGGTCGGACATGGTTACGATAAGGCAGATTGGGACGCCGTCGATTTTCCGGAGATGACCGACGAAGAACTCGATCGCCTGCGACCTGCTGTCGATGTTCTACCGCCTGAGTTTTTCGAAGCGATGCGCAAGGCGGCTGATCTATAAAACAGCCGCCCTCATTCGACAAAAATCAGCCGCGACGGCCCCTCTTGCCCGCAGCTTTCGCGCCGCTTTCATCGAACGAGATGAAAACATTGGTCTGGCGGGAAGCGCCGCCCGGGGCGTTGGGGATGGCGACGTTGGGGTTGTTGAAGATGAATTGTGTGCCGGCAGAGCCCGCCGGAACATCGACTGCGAAATTCGTTACCTGCGAGAAAAGTTCGCCGTCGCCGTCCTTCACCGTCACGCGGATTGGCAGCGTAACGCGACCGGGCTTGGAAAGCGGGCCGGGAACGATGCGGCCCTGTGCCAGCACGTTCACGGTCAGCGTAGATTCGCTCATGCTGCAGGAGCGCGTGGTGTCTGACAGGGAGGCCTGATAGACGAGCTTGCTCGGATCGCCATTGCCGCCAGCATAGACGCGGTGGACGGCATTGGCGTCCAGAATGGTGATGGTCGGGCAATTGGCCTGAACGACGGGGGCGATCGCATTGGCTTGCGCCGCTGGAGGATTGACCGCCAGACTGTCCGATGGATTGGAAGAATTGCAACCCGCAAGCACGGCCAGCAGCGATGCTGCGACGGATAAACGCAAAATATTCCCTGTCACTCTATTCCACCCTTTAAAACTATCCCGCGACAGGACCGGAGATGCCATTTATTGGCCTTTCATGCCTGTCGGCGATGGTCTATAGCAGCGACGCTGGAAAAAATCGATTGGTTGCGTTCGTATTTGCCTGAATTTTGCAAATTGGCTGCGAACACGGCTTTTTCAGCAATAGCTGCTGACGACGAAGGACTGTTTCCGTGAAGTATGTATCGACCAGGGGCAGCGCCCCATCGCTGGGTTTTTGCGACGCGCTTCTGGCGGGTCTGGCGCGTGACGGTGGACTTTATGTTCCCCGCGAATGGCCGACCATGAAGAAAAAGGAAATCCGTGCGCTTCGCGGCAAGACCTATCAGGAAATCGCCTTCGAGGTTCTCTACCGTTTCACGGGCGGCGAAATTCCCGCTGATGCCTTCCGCTCGATGATCGATGATGCCTATGCCACCTTCCGCCATCCGGCAGTGGTGCCGCTGGTGCAGACTGGCCCGAACGCCTTCATTCTGGAGCTTTTCCACGGCACGACGCTGGCCTTCAAAGATGTTGCGATGCAGCTTCTGGCCCGCCTGATGGACTACTCGCTGGCTGAGCGCGGCGAGCGCGCCACCATCGTCGGCGCGACATCGGGCGATACGGGTGGCGCTGCCATCGACGCTTTTGCCGGGCGCGACCGCACCGACATCTTCATTCTTTTTCCGCACGGCAAGGTTTCGCCGGTCCAGCAGCGCCAGATGACGAGTTCGACCGCCTCGAACGTTCACGCGCTTGCCATCAACGGCAATTTCGATGACTGCCAGAACCTCGTCAAGGATATGTTCAACGATGGCAAGTTCCGCGATGGCGTGAAGCTTTCCGGTGTCAACTCAATCAACTGGGCCCGTATCATGGCTCAGGTGGTCTATTATTTCACCGCCGCCATTTCTCTGGGCGCGCCGGATCGCAAGGTGTCGTTTACCGTACCGACGGGCAATTTCGGCGATATTTTTGCCGGTTACGTGGCCAAGCAGATGGGCCTGCCTATCGACAAGCTGGTGATTGCGACCAATGACAACGATATTCTGGCGCGCACGCTGAAGACGGGCCGTTACGAGATGCGTGGCGTCCACGCCACCACCTCGCCTTCCATGGACATCCAGATTTCCTCCAACTTCGAACGCCTTCTGTTCGAAGCCTATGGGCGCGATTCGGATGCCGTGAAGCGTTCGATGGACGGGCTCAAGCAATCTGGTGCTTTCGATATTCCGGAAGCGGCGATGAAGTTCATCAAGCGCGATTTCCGCGCGGGCCGCGCGACCGAAAAACAGGTTGCCGCAACCATCCGCGATACGCTGGCTGAGACCGGTTATCTTCTCGATCCGCACACGGCGACAGCCCTGTTTGTGGCGAAAAAGCATGAAAAAACAAATACGCCGATGGTGACATTGTCCACCGCCCACCCGGCGAAATTCCCGGATGCTGTAAAATCCGCTTGCGCAATCGATCCTGCCCTACCAGTATGGCTTGCTGATCTCATGAACCGGGAGGAGCGTTTCGACGTTCTGGAAGCAGAGCTGGACGCCGTGGAAACATTCATCGGCAACCATGCTCGCGCCAAGAACTAAGCAACGCGGAAAGACGTGAAAATGAATGTAAACGTAACTCGGCTTGCATCCGGGTTGACGGTTGTCACCGAAAGAATGCCCCACCTCGAAAGTGTCGCTCTCGGGGTGTGGATCAAGTCAGGTTCACGCAACGAGACGGATGACGAGCACGGCATCGCGCATCTTCTCGAACACATGGCCTTCAAGGGCACGGCGCGGCGCACGGCCCGCCAGATTGCCGAGGAAATCGAGAATGTCGGCGGCGAAGTCAACGCTGCGACATCCACCGAGACGACATCCTATTACGCCCGCGTGCTGAAGGACCACGTGCCGCTGGCCGTGGATATCCTTGCCGATATCCTCACCGAATCCGCCTTCGACGAGGGCGAGCTGGAGCGGGAAAAGAACGTCATTCTTCAGGAAATCGGTGCCGCCACCGATACGCCGGACGACGTTATCTTCGACAATTTCTCAGGCGTCGCCTATCGCGACCAGACGATTGGCCGTCCTATCCTCGGCACGCCGGAGACGGTGCAATCCTTCACCACGAACCAGATTCGCCACTATCTCGGCCGCAACTATACGACGGACCGTATTTTTGTGGTTGCCGCAGGTGCAGTGGATCACGAAACCTTCGTCAAACAGGTGGAAGAGCGTTTCTCCAGTCTTCCGCAAAAGCCGGCATCTACGCCGGTTCTGGAAAAAGCGATCTATACCGGCGGTGAAATTCGCGAGACGCGCGACCTGATGGATGCGCAGGTTCTGCTCGGCTTCGAGGGCAAGGCCTACCACGCGCGCGATTTCTACTGTTCGCAAATCCTCGCCAACATTCTGGGCGGCGGCATGTCTTCGCGCCTCTTCCAGGAAGTGCGCGAGTATCGCGGCCTCTGCTACTCGGTCTATGCCTTCCATTGGGGCTTTTCCGACACCGGCATTTTCGGCATTCATGCCGCAACCGGCAGCAACGATCTGCCGGAACTCGTTCCGGTCATCATCGATGAATTGCGCAAGTCTTCGCAAGAGATCCATCAGGAAGAAATCGACCGTGCGCGGGCGCAAATCCGGGCGCAATTGCTGATGGGTCAGGAAAGCCCGGCGGCGCGTGCCGGACAGATCGCGCGGCAGATGATGCTCTATGGACGCCCCATCCCGAATGACGAGATGATGACACGTCTTGGCGACATTACCCGCGAACGTTTGACCGATCTTGCAGGCCGCCTGTTTTTCGATAAAGTTCCGACATTGTCGGCAATCGGCCCGCTGGAAAACCTCGCGCCGCTTTCCGATATCACGGCGGAGCTTTCTGTGACGCCATCCATAAAAATAACGGCAAACGGCTGACGGCAGGCACAGATCCGCAGCATGGTGTTGGACGACTAGATGCTGCGTTTTCTCTCCCGCAACAGCGATACGCCTGAACTTAGAAACGCGGATTATCTTTTGAGATTGCCGCGTTACTCCGATTACAAGCAGTGGCAGAGGTTGCGCTCGGAAAGCCGCAGCTTTCTTCAGCCATGGGAACCGACCTGGCGTGCTGATGAGCTGACGGAAAGCGCGTTTCGCGTTCGCGTAACGCGCAACGGGCAGGAATTTTCCTCCGGCACCGCCGTCTCACTGCTACTCTTCCTATCCGACGGCACTCTGATCGGCGGCATCACCATCGGCTATATTCGCCGAGGTGCTGCGCAGAGCTGCATGATCGGATACTGGATGGGCGAGGCTCACGCCGGTCACGGCCATATGTCTGCCGCATTAAAACTGGTAATACCCTACATCTTCAACGGACTTCAGTTGCACCGCATTGAGGCAGCCTGTATTCCAGAAAACTT
This window contains:
- a CDS encoding DUF1284 domain-containing protein, with product MTIRLRGHHLLCMLTYIGKGYTPGFTINYDRVAERLNSGEEIEIVSGPDDICAPLLTEKSPHCHGESVNERDAAALASVGRLLGRDLVPGSRIKPDLAYLAKQRHAFGTGTLRMACSGCEWSSLCDKVAGSGFRGAKIVGENRAELIPRLLSLSLGVTQ
- a CDS encoding biotin transporter BioY; protein product: MTVQTQTTSQPGFFDMAAKSHIQQAIFVVVGTLVLALASKISVPMVPVPITMQTFAVTMIGALYGWRLGTLTVLAWLGEAMIGLPVLAGASSGLAPFVGPTAGYLVSFPIMAAMVGFTMEKGFGKSNIVACFSLHFAANVVGLALGWAWLAGLIGGEKAWIAGVAPFILGAVLKSALAAAVLKALFAKTESK
- a CDS encoding GntR family transcriptional regulator, which encodes MAKNPKTKPDDTIAARISKALAERIVRGELGPGERLRQDHIADEFGASHVPVREAFRRLEAQGLAVNIPRRGVRVADFGLADVREVAEMRAALEVLALRHAIPNMTGAILDEAEAATHEGDRALDVRHWEEANRRFHRLITAPCNMPRLMEAIDGLHSASARFLFSAWRAGWERRTDTDHRAIIDALRAGRTEEAIRILDGHVQWIGRTAIRTPAGATRDAFAIVG
- a CDS encoding HAD family hydrolase, whose amino-acid sequence is MSGFDLIIFDCDGVLVDSEIIAAQVESRLLTDAGYPISVEEMGERFSGMTWKNILLEVEREASIPLSATLLEKSEKLLDARLERDVKVIEGVKFALSRLTTQRCICSNSSSHRLDMMLTKVGLKPYFDSHIYSAKDLGPDRVKPKPDVFLHGAKQFNVSPERVVVVEDSVHGITGARAAGMRVIGFTGASHTYPSHADKLTDAGAETVISRMQDLPATIAALADWGSLV
- the thrC gene encoding threonine synthase encodes the protein MKYVSTRGSAPSLGFCDALLAGLARDGGLYVPREWPTMKKKEIRALRGKTYQEIAFEVLYRFTGGEIPADAFRSMIDDAYATFRHPAVVPLVQTGPNAFILELFHGTTLAFKDVAMQLLARLMDYSLAERGERATIVGATSGDTGGAAIDAFAGRDRTDIFILFPHGKVSPVQQRQMTSSTASNVHALAINGNFDDCQNLVKDMFNDGKFRDGVKLSGVNSINWARIMAQVVYYFTAAISLGAPDRKVSFTVPTGNFGDIFAGYVAKQMGLPIDKLVIATNDNDILARTLKTGRYEMRGVHATTSPSMDIQISSNFERLLFEAYGRDSDAVKRSMDGLKQSGAFDIPEAAMKFIKRDFRAGRATEKQVAATIRDTLAETGYLLDPHTATALFVAKKHEKTNTPMVTLSTAHPAKFPDAVKSACAIDPALPVWLADLMNREERFDVLEAELDAVETFIGNHARAKN
- a CDS encoding M16 family metallopeptidase encodes the protein MNVNVTRLASGLTVVTERMPHLESVALGVWIKSGSRNETDDEHGIAHLLEHMAFKGTARRTARQIAEEIENVGGEVNAATSTETTSYYARVLKDHVPLAVDILADILTESAFDEGELEREKNVILQEIGAATDTPDDVIFDNFSGVAYRDQTIGRPILGTPETVQSFTTNQIRHYLGRNYTTDRIFVVAAGAVDHETFVKQVEERFSSLPQKPASTPVLEKAIYTGGEIRETRDLMDAQVLLGFEGKAYHARDFYCSQILANILGGGMSSRLFQEVREYRGLCYSVYAFHWGFSDTGIFGIHAATGSNDLPELVPVIIDELRKSSQEIHQEEIDRARAQIRAQLLMGQESPAARAGQIARQMMLYGRPIPNDEMMTRLGDITRERLTDLAGRLFFDKVPTLSAIGPLENLAPLSDITAELSVTPSIKITANG
- a CDS encoding GNAT family N-acetyltransferase — encoded protein: MLRFLSRNSDTPELRNADYLLRLPRYSDYKQWQRLRSESRSFLQPWEPTWRADELTESAFRVRVTRNGQEFSSGTAVSLLLFLSDGTLIGGITIGYIRRGAAQSCMIGYWMGEAHAGHGHMSAALKLVIPYIFNGLQLHRIEAACIPENFKSIRLLENAGFQREGLLREYLKINGEWRDHVMFSLIGDRQISGGIQ